Proteins from a single region of Acidovorax sp. NCPPB 3576:
- a CDS encoding GTP pyrophosphokinase produces MPSLDFSQEEKTFEAIYAQELPALQYACASYMALLQAILSRTPHLDITKVEGRVKDRRECVNKFSRKYRAALEESNTPYEIRHYITDLIGVRVVCLYEDELEKVAQAVRSHFEVIDVTDKVTAVESTEDSFGYKGLHLDLRLTPTQAALAEHAAYANQPFELQVRTIIQDSWSVLDHKIKYKKSIPGQLKRRINVLSALFELADREFLQIRDATEAELLQAPDETAEAEESDLESTPAEQAQAPGSELNAFTFLKIANHFFKDQEFEPHKVDLFVDDIRAWSPTITRARFNTLMRATIGTVKRYKQHFEDHNPQGSFNAYTVIRHCLYLGDRATFRRALRNSSREAFEAWLKEQA; encoded by the coding sequence ATGCCCTCGCTCGATTTCTCCCAGGAAGAAAAAACCTTCGAAGCCATCTACGCCCAGGAACTGCCTGCGCTGCAGTACGCCTGCGCGTCCTATATGGCGCTGCTGCAGGCCATCCTCTCGCGCACGCCCCACCTGGACATCACCAAGGTCGAGGGGCGCGTGAAGGACCGCCGCGAATGCGTGAACAAGTTCTCGCGCAAGTACCGCGCGGCGCTGGAAGAAAGCAACACCCCTTACGAGATCCGCCACTACATCACCGACCTGATCGGTGTGCGGGTGGTGTGCCTGTACGAAGACGAACTGGAAAAAGTCGCGCAGGCCGTGCGCTCGCATTTCGAGGTGATCGACGTGACCGACAAGGTGACGGCGGTGGAGAGCACCGAGGATTCCTTCGGCTACAAGGGCCTGCACCTCGACCTGCGGCTGACGCCGACGCAGGCGGCCCTGGCCGAACACGCGGCCTATGCCAACCAGCCGTTCGAGTTGCAGGTGCGAACGATCATCCAGGACTCCTGGAGCGTGCTGGACCACAAGATCAAGTACAAGAAATCGATCCCCGGGCAGCTCAAGCGCCGCATCAACGTGCTGTCGGCCCTGTTCGAGCTGGCCGACCGCGAGTTCCTGCAGATCCGCGACGCCACCGAGGCCGAGTTGCTGCAGGCACCCGACGAAACCGCCGAAGCCGAAGAGAGCGACCTGGAATCCACGCCGGCCGAGCAGGCGCAGGCCCCCGGCAGCGAACTCAATGCATTCACCTTCCTCAAGATCGCGAACCATTTCTTCAAGGACCAGGAGTTCGAGCCGCACAAGGTGGACTTGTTCGTGGACGACATCCGCGCATGGTCGCCGACGATCACACGCGCACGCTTCAACACCTTGATGCGCGCCACCATCGGCACCGTCAAACGCTACAAGCAGCACTTCGAAGACCACAACCCGCAGGGCAGCTTCAACGCCTACACCGTGATCCGCCATTGCCTTTACCTTGGCGACCGCGCGACTTTCCGTCGGGCTTTGCGCAACAGTTCGCGCGAGGCCTTCGAGGCCTGGCTGAAAGAGCAGGCCTGA
- the dusA gene encoding tRNA dihydrouridine(20/20a) synthase DusA → MMDWTDRHCRYLHRLLSRHALLYTEMVTTGALIHGDVERHLRFNAEEHPVALQLGGSEPADLAQAARLGAQWGYGEINLNCGCPSERVQRGAFGACLMNEPQLVADGVKAMVDVVDVPVTVKHRIGIDQSEDYGFVRDFVGTVADAGCRVFIVHARNAWLKGLSPKENREVPPLRYDVVQRLKADFPHLTIALNGGLATDEAVADALGRVDGAMVGREAYHNPWWLARWDALYFGTADNALTREGIEAAMVDYMAREAALHGTHWYSIARHMLGLRHGLPGARRWRQVWSDHRLKGLPAHEVMALAQAPQRGEPMAASADLAPAR, encoded by the coding sequence ATGATGGACTGGACCGATCGCCACTGCCGCTACCTGCACCGCCTGCTGAGCCGCCACGCGCTGCTCTACACCGAGATGGTGACCACCGGCGCGCTGATCCATGGCGACGTCGAGCGGCACCTGCGCTTCAACGCCGAAGAGCACCCGGTGGCCCTGCAACTGGGCGGCAGCGAGCCGGCCGATCTGGCCCAGGCCGCGCGGCTGGGGGCGCAATGGGGCTATGGCGAGATCAACCTCAACTGCGGCTGCCCCAGCGAGCGGGTGCAGCGCGGTGCCTTCGGCGCCTGCCTGATGAACGAGCCGCAACTGGTGGCCGATGGCGTGAAGGCCATGGTCGATGTGGTGGACGTGCCGGTCACGGTCAAGCACCGCATCGGAATCGACCAGAGCGAGGACTACGGCTTCGTGCGCGACTTCGTCGGCACCGTGGCGGATGCGGGCTGCCGCGTGTTCATCGTCCATGCGCGCAACGCCTGGCTCAAAGGGTTGTCGCCCAAGGAGAACCGCGAGGTCCCGCCGCTGCGCTACGACGTGGTGCAGCGCCTCAAGGCCGACTTTCCGCACCTCACCATCGCCTTGAACGGTGGCCTCGCCACCGACGAGGCCGTGGCCGATGCCCTGGGCCGGGTCGATGGCGCCATGGTGGGGCGCGAGGCGTACCACAACCCCTGGTGGCTTGCGCGCTGGGATGCGCTTTACTTCGGCACTGCCGACAATGCCCTCACGCGCGAAGGGATCGAGGCCGCCATGGTGGATTACATGGCCCGCGAGGCGGCACTGCACGGCACGCATTGGTACTCGATCGCTCGGCACATGCTCGGGCTGCGCCATGGCCTGCCCGGCGCCCGGCGCTGGCGGCAGGTGTGGAGCGACCACCGCTTGAAGGGCCTGCCCGCGCATGAGGTCATGGCCCTGGCGCAGGCGCCGCAGCGCGGCGAGCCGATGGCCGCCTCGGCTGATTTGGCGCCCGCACGGTAA
- a CDS encoding LysR family transcriptional regulator, with product MNKKLTIEDAMQAGLEGVAAASPPVHLPGLLTFEAAARHLNFARAAAELGVTPTAVSRTIKAVEAQLNVRLFNRTTRSVSLTEAGASLHSKLAPALALIKNSLAETLLATDQPSGTVRVNTSYVAYRILIEPHLEAFLASFPLIHVEISLDNLLGDIVSAGFDMGIRMGKKVQNDMVAMQLGSVQKRILVAAPNYFQHRKEPRSLNDLLKHDCIRQRYSVGGRWYEWRFDAHGQMVQIDVQGRLLFDEMRSVVDAAVQGLGIGFVIEEFAKQEMASGELRQILKQHSAMDDAFHLYYPHRKHMPGKLRAFVDFMLNANKA from the coding sequence ATGAACAAAAAGCTCACAATTGAAGATGCAATGCAGGCCGGCCTTGAGGGCGTGGCAGCCGCCTCGCCACCGGTGCACCTTCCGGGGCTTTTGACGTTTGAGGCGGCGGCCCGGCATTTGAACTTTGCCCGGGCGGCGGCCGAACTGGGCGTTACGCCGACAGCGGTGTCCCGCACCATCAAGGCGGTAGAAGCGCAATTGAATGTGCGGCTTTTCAACCGAACCACGCGCAGCGTCAGCCTGACCGAAGCGGGTGCATCACTGCATTCAAAATTGGCACCCGCGCTCGCACTCATCAAGAACTCCTTGGCGGAGACTTTGCTTGCGACTGATCAGCCGTCCGGCACGGTGCGGGTCAACACGTCATACGTTGCGTACCGCATATTGATCGAGCCGCATCTGGAGGCATTTCTAGCGAGTTTCCCGCTGATCCATGTCGAGATATCCCTGGACAACCTGCTCGGCGATATCGTGAGCGCCGGCTTTGACATGGGCATACGCATGGGCAAGAAGGTGCAGAACGACATGGTTGCCATGCAGCTGGGATCGGTGCAGAAAAGAATTCTGGTGGCCGCCCCGAACTACTTTCAACACCGCAAGGAACCCAGGTCCCTCAATGATCTGTTGAAGCACGACTGCATTCGGCAACGCTATTCCGTGGGAGGCCGGTGGTACGAATGGAGGTTCGATGCACATGGCCAAATGGTGCAAATCGACGTGCAGGGGCGCCTTCTATTCGACGAGATGCGGTCTGTGGTGGACGCGGCGGTACAAGGTCTCGGCATCGGCTTCGTGATCGAGGAGTTCGCAAAGCAAGAGATGGCCAGCGGCGAGTTGCGGCAGATTCTCAAGCAGCACAGCGCTATGGACGACGCATTCCATCTGTATTACCCCCATCGCAAGCACATGCCAGGAAAGCTTCGCGCATTCGTTGATTTCATGCTCAATGCCAATAAAGCGTAA
- a CDS encoding alkene reductase, with protein MASGNSCSDLFSPVAMGALALANRIVMAPLTRSRMGRDGVPNEMHARYYAQRASAGLIISEATNISAQGRGYALTPGFWTDDQVAGWKEVTDAVHAAGGLIVCQLWHVGRFSHVDLQPDGAAPVAPSAVRAQGQTYTEKGMLDVSMPRALETSEIPGVIAQYRHAAECAKRAGFDGVEVHSANSYLLDQFLRDSTNHRSDAYGGSIENRSRLTLEVTAAVVEVWGHDRVGIRLSPVTPDAGNTPLDSQVMQTYGYVIEQLNRFQLAYMHFVEGATATSRTVPEGIDLDALRARFKGPYIGNNNYDLALAVDRRSKGKVDAVAFGRPFIANPDLVHRLKTGAGLVVAPRETYYGNGAKGYTDWPALAE; from the coding sequence ATGGCGTCTGGCAACTCTTGCAGCGATCTTTTCTCGCCCGTGGCGATGGGTGCCCTGGCGCTTGCAAACCGCATCGTCATGGCGCCGCTCACCCGCAGCCGCATGGGTCGCGACGGCGTGCCCAACGAAATGCATGCCCGCTACTACGCACAGCGCGCCAGTGCGGGCCTGATCATCAGCGAAGCCACCAACATCTCTGCCCAGGGGCGCGGCTATGCACTGACGCCTGGCTTCTGGACGGACGATCAGGTTGCCGGCTGGAAGGAGGTGACCGACGCGGTGCACGCAGCCGGGGGCCTGATCGTCTGCCAACTGTGGCATGTGGGCCGCTTCTCGCATGTGGACCTGCAGCCGGACGGGGCCGCGCCGGTGGCACCGTCAGCGGTTCGGGCACAAGGGCAGACCTACACCGAAAAGGGCATGCTGGATGTGTCGATGCCACGGGCACTGGAAACGTCCGAAATTCCCGGCGTCATCGCGCAATACCGGCACGCCGCGGAGTGTGCAAAGCGCGCCGGCTTCGACGGTGTGGAAGTGCATTCCGCCAACAGCTATCTGCTGGATCAGTTCTTGCGCGATTCGACCAACCATCGCAGCGACGCCTACGGCGGCTCTATCGAGAATCGCAGCCGGCTCACCTTGGAAGTCACTGCAGCGGTGGTTGAGGTCTGGGGCCACGACCGCGTTGGCATTCGGCTCTCTCCAGTGACACCGGACGCAGGCAACACGCCTCTGGACAGCCAGGTCATGCAGACGTACGGCTACGTGATCGAGCAGTTGAATCGCTTCCAGCTGGCATACATGCACTTTGTCGAGGGCGCTACGGCCACCTCGCGGACTGTGCCCGAAGGCATAGACCTCGACGCATTGCGCGCACGGTTCAAAGGCCCCTACATCGGCAACAACAACTACGACCTCGCGCTGGCGGTGGATCGCCGCTCTAAAGGCAAGGTCGATGCCGTCGCCTTCGGCCGTCCTTTCATTGCCAATCCCGATCTGGTGCATCGACTGAAGACGGGCGCTGGCCTCGTTGTTGCCCCTCGGGAAACCTACTACGGAAACGGCGCCAAGGGCTACACGGACTGGCCTGCACTGGCGGAATGA
- a CDS encoding nuclear transport factor 2 family protein: protein MKATFLKTLIFAAIAVGMGATAHAADAPTRPQANQGKTMSKPTYVQDYQAISEVLNKYIEGCKQAKSSIMKSAFSPQATMYSVGPDGKLTGGAIPILFEGIDKDFRPSPDAAAAITRIEIVGTAASARIDANDMSGISFTDFFHLLKVDGQWTVVSKIFQAHAAP from the coding sequence ATGAAAGCGACCTTTCTCAAGACTTTGATTTTCGCGGCGATCGCTGTCGGCATGGGCGCTACCGCCCACGCCGCAGACGCGCCAACCCGACCCCAAGCCAACCAAGGAAAAACCATGAGCAAGCCAACGTACGTGCAGGATTACCAAGCCATATCCGAAGTGCTGAACAAGTACATCGAAGGATGCAAGCAGGCCAAGAGCAGCATCATGAAGTCCGCCTTCAGCCCACAGGCGACGATGTACAGCGTCGGCCCCGATGGCAAGCTGACCGGGGGCGCGATCCCGATCCTGTTCGAGGGTATCGACAAGGACTTCCGCCCGTCCCCTGACGCTGCTGCCGCGATCACCCGCATAGAGATCGTCGGTACGGCGGCCAGCGCCCGCATCGACGCCAACGACATGTCGGGCATCTCGTTCACCGACTTTTTCCATCTGTTGAAGGTCGATGGCCAGTGGACGGTAGTCAGCAAGATATTCCAAGCCCACGCGGCGCCTTGA
- a CDS encoding alpha/beta hydrolase, whose protein sequence is MNTLNSALAASALTVAVGSVSAADRPGVERNTAKFLQSLEGGKTLDTMTPADARAALVGAQAAPLVALPVADVSEKTIHVDGSDLKLTIVRPAGSKQKTLPAFMYFHGGGWVLGDFGTHERLVRDLVTGSGAVAVFVNYTLSPEAGHGVAIEQAYAATKWVAEHGKEIKVDGTRLAVAGNSAGGNLAAVVALMANEKGAPALRSQVLLCPVTDANFDTPSYKEFADGYFLTKDLMVWFWDHYTTDAEARKRIYASPLQATTEQLKGLPPALIQTAEFDVLRDEAEAYGRKLDAAGVHVKSVRYNGMIHDFGLSNGFSHLPAPRSAIAQASQELKANLSR, encoded by the coding sequence ATGAACACCCTCAACTCCGCTCTCGCCGCTTCCGCCCTGACCGTTGCGGTTGGTAGCGTTTCTGCAGCCGACAGGCCCGGCGTCGAACGCAACACTGCAAAATTTCTGCAGTCCCTTGAAGGCGGCAAGACGCTCGACACCATGACGCCGGCCGATGCGCGCGCCGCGCTGGTGGGTGCCCAGGCCGCACCTCTCGTGGCTTTGCCGGTGGCTGACGTCAGCGAGAAGACGATTCACGTCGATGGCAGCGACCTGAAGCTGACCATCGTGCGCCCGGCTGGCAGCAAACAGAAGACCCTGCCCGCGTTCATGTACTTCCATGGCGGTGGCTGGGTGCTGGGCGACTTCGGGACCCACGAGCGGCTGGTGCGTGACCTGGTGACCGGCTCGGGCGCGGTAGCGGTCTTTGTCAACTACACCCTGTCGCCTGAGGCAGGACATGGAGTCGCCATCGAGCAAGCCTATGCCGCGACCAAATGGGTCGCCGAGCATGGCAAGGAGATCAAGGTCGACGGCACGCGCCTCGCCGTGGCTGGCAACAGCGCAGGCGGAAATTTGGCCGCCGTGGTTGCCTTGATGGCGAACGAGAAGGGCGCACCGGCACTGCGTTCGCAAGTATTGCTGTGTCCTGTGACGGATGCCAACTTCGACACGCCATCGTATAAGGAGTTTGCCGACGGCTACTTCCTGACAAAGGACTTGATGGTGTGGTTCTGGGACCATTACACGACCGACGCCGAGGCGCGCAAGCGAATCTACGCTTCGCCGCTGCAGGCGACGACCGAGCAACTCAAGGGCTTGCCGCCGGCGCTGATCCAGACTGCCGAATTCGATGTCCTGCGCGACGAAGCCGAAGCTTACGGACGCAAGCTCGACGCTGCGGGTGTGCATGTCAAGTCGGTACGCTACAACGGCATGATTCACGATTTTGGCCTGTCGAACGGGTTCAGCCATCTGCCGGCGCCCCGCAGCGCGATAGCGCAGGCATCGCAGGAACTCAAGGCCAACTTGAGCAGGTAA
- a CDS encoding Lrp/AsnC family transcriptional regulator yields the protein MATEMDSTDRRLLSLLQANARESTALLARRLGLARTTVVARIARLEREGIVAGYGVRLGAPLEAQAVRAWCSLSVLPKASPAVLRMLGSVPEVEEVSAVSGAFDYLVFLRCTSHEQLDALLDRIGQLEGVHQTQTSIVLSRKIDRRGAGG from the coding sequence ATGGCCACCGAGATGGACTCCACCGATCGCCGCCTGCTCAGCCTGCTGCAGGCCAACGCGCGCGAAAGCACCGCGCTGCTGGCGCGCCGCCTGGGCTTGGCCCGCACCACGGTCGTGGCGCGCATCGCCCGGCTGGAGCGCGAGGGCATCGTGGCCGGATACGGCGTTCGCCTGGGCGCGCCGCTGGAGGCCCAGGCCGTGCGCGCCTGGTGCAGCTTGAGCGTGCTGCCCAAGGCCTCGCCGGCGGTGCTGCGCATGCTCGGCTCGGTGCCGGAGGTGGAGGAAGTCTCGGCCGTGAGCGGCGCGTTCGACTACTTGGTGTTCCTGCGCTGCACCAGCCATGAGCAGCTCGATGCGCTGCTCGATCGCATCGGCCAGTTGGAAGGCGTGCACCAGACGCAGACCAGCATCGTGCTCAGCCGCAAGATCGACCGGCGGGGGGCAGGCGGTTGA
- a CDS encoding saccharopine dehydrogenase family protein — protein MPSTPISHRIAILGAGHIGFAMAVLLQEAGGYEVTVADRDPEALARAGALGVGTALLQDDGALEAAVTGQFAVLNALPFHRAVPVATACVRQGVHYFDLTEDVRSTQAIRALAQGARSVLMPQCGLAPGFIGVVGNDLAQRFDTLNDLRMRVGALPRYPLGALRYNLTWSTEGLINEYCNPCEAIVDGQPTTVAALDGLETFALDGVEYEAFNTSGGLGTLPETWAGRARRMDYQSIRYPGHCAILKLLLNDLRLRDRRDLLKDIFEAAIPATEQDVIVVFASASGLRGGRLVQDAYSARIVGAKVGGHALNAIQLTTAASICAALDLVVQGRLPQSGFIRQEQIALADFLGNRFGRAYRDHALVQAEGAAAA, from the coding sequence ATGCCTTCCACCCCCATTTCCCACCGCATCGCCATCCTGGGCGCGGGCCACATCGGCTTCGCCATGGCCGTGCTGCTCCAAGAAGCTGGCGGCTACGAGGTGACCGTGGCCGACCGGGACCCCGAGGCGCTGGCCCGCGCGGGCGCGCTGGGCGTCGGCACCGCGCTGCTGCAGGACGATGGCGCCCTGGAGGCGGCCGTTACCGGCCAATTCGCCGTGTTGAACGCACTGCCGTTCCACCGCGCGGTGCCGGTCGCCACGGCGTGCGTTCGCCAGGGGGTGCACTATTTCGACCTGACGGAGGACGTGCGCAGCACGCAGGCGATCCGCGCCCTGGCGCAGGGCGCCCGCAGCGTGCTGATGCCGCAGTGCGGGCTGGCGCCGGGCTTCATCGGCGTGGTGGGCAACGATCTGGCGCAGCGCTTCGACACGCTGAACGACCTGCGCATGCGTGTCGGGGCATTGCCGCGTTACCCGCTGGGCGCGCTGCGCTACAACCTGACGTGGAGCACCGAAGGCCTCATCAACGAATACTGCAACCCCTGCGAGGCCATCGTGGACGGCCAGCCGACCACCGTGGCGGCGCTGGACGGGCTGGAGACCTTTGCGCTGGACGGGGTGGAATACGAAGCCTTCAACACCTCCGGCGGGCTGGGCACGCTGCCCGAAACCTGGGCCGGCCGCGCCCGCCGCATGGACTACCAGTCGATCCGCTACCCGGGGCACTGCGCCATCCTGAAGCTGCTGCTGAACGACCTGCGCCTGCGCGACCGGCGCGATCTGCTGAAAGACATTTTCGAGGCCGCGATTCCCGCGACCGAGCAGGATGTGATCGTGGTCTTCGCCAGCGCTTCGGGCCTGCGCGGCGGGCGGCTGGTGCAGGACGCCTATTCGGCGCGCATCGTCGGCGCCAAGGTGGGCGGGCATGCGCTGAACGCCATCCAGCTGACCACGGCGGCCAGCATCTGCGCGGCGCTGGATCTGGTGGTGCAGGGCCGGCTGCCGCAGTCGGGCTTCATCCGGCAGGAGCAGATCGCGCTGGCGGATTTCCTGGGCAACCGCTTTGGGCGGGCGTACCGCGATCACGCGCTGGTACAAGCCGAGGGCGCGGCAGCGGCCTGA
- the xopAP gene encoding XopAP family type III secretion system effector: MKTAFFRPAIPATALPQSVGLPARQGHPANTPVRIPVRHSTAGPLHGLSAARPVRPSLGSEPMRTRLAAPLGVDMASVDIADALCAVDLPPAGGACGVPARTMQALQRAVLEGMRDFAGQAYTVAFDEITGRGGMRFAADQSSAATKCWENLEHPQVLAIVLGFAGTRMEDPDDLMCDLKSQIPRPHANPLASGLPDLGRVGGGWQERWHAEALAPRADGLDMAALLMRYAQMAADGGKTLSVSVVGHSLGAAVATLASFDIAHFLDANGARGKVSTYAFNPPRLGMEAVARRYTAPKAGGGMAFALRQFTRALDPIQSMPMLMHHPGWAASPQPGSYCAAGNPRIVTYQDRWADRVNLSANHELPRWQPVIADAMHASDLDRIFGTPGRESGASPAGRPAPSGT, from the coding sequence ATGAAGACCGCCTTTTTTCGACCTGCCATTCCAGCGACGGCACTGCCGCAATCCGTGGGCCTGCCCGCCCGGCAAGGCCACCCGGCCAACACCCCCGTGCGAATCCCGGTGCGGCACAGCACGGCGGGGCCTTTGCACGGGCTGTCCGCAGCCCGGCCGGTGCGCCCCTCCTTGGGCTCCGAGCCGATGAGGACGCGCCTGGCGGCGCCCCTGGGCGTCGACATGGCCTCGGTCGATATCGCCGATGCCCTTTGTGCGGTCGATCTGCCGCCCGCCGGCGGTGCCTGCGGTGTGCCGGCTAGAACCATGCAGGCGTTGCAGCGGGCCGTTCTGGAGGGCATGCGGGACTTCGCGGGGCAGGCGTACACCGTGGCTTTCGATGAGATCACTGGCCGGGGCGGGATGCGCTTCGCCGCCGACCAATCCAGCGCGGCGACCAAGTGCTGGGAAAACCTGGAGCATCCGCAGGTCCTCGCGATCGTGCTGGGGTTTGCCGGCACGCGCATGGAAGACCCCGACGATCTGATGTGCGATCTCAAGTCCCAGATTCCGCGGCCCCATGCCAACCCGTTGGCCTCGGGCCTGCCCGACCTGGGACGGGTGGGCGGTGGATGGCAGGAGCGGTGGCACGCCGAAGCGCTGGCGCCCCGGGCCGACGGGCTGGATATGGCTGCCTTGCTGATGCGCTACGCCCAGATGGCAGCGGACGGCGGAAAAACGCTTTCTGTCTCGGTGGTGGGCCACAGCCTCGGCGCGGCGGTGGCCACGCTGGCCAGCTTCGACATCGCGCATTTCCTAGACGCCAACGGTGCGCGCGGCAAGGTCAGCACCTATGCCTTCAATCCCCCGCGGTTGGGAATGGAGGCCGTCGCGCGGCGCTACACCGCGCCGAAGGCCGGAGGGGGCATGGCCTTTGCGCTGCGCCAGTTCACGCGGGCCCTGGACCCGATCCAGTCCATGCCGATGCTCATGCACCACCCGGGCTGGGCGGCGTCGCCGCAGCCCGGCAGCTACTGTGCAGCGGGTAATCCCCGGATCGTCACCTACCAGGACCGTTGGGCCGACCGGGTGAACCTGTCCGCCAACCATGAGTTGCCCCGGTGGCAGCCCGTCATCGCAGACGCCATGCATGCCAGTGACCTGGATCGTATTTTCGGCACCCCGGGTCGCGAAAGCGGAGCCTCTCCGGCGGGAAGGCCTGCGCCTTCCGGCACCTAG